One window of Saccharopolyspora phatthalungensis genomic DNA carries:
- a CDS encoding phosphotransferase family protein — MEITTGPPEVRVPASTEATDTVGTAEAVLSKRTGAPVRLADAEDLGGSDRSVVMRVRIAESPFELPRTVVVKHYGECPVEARSDPFAHEAASCQLTTALPPEARVGPELIAHDAAERLLVLEDLGRGSTLADVLFADDPRVAERALLAWARALGRLHSTTAGCEADFDALMRRLGAKSWTDPVADDIVRSVAELPELLTQILGVDTPPRMVERLTAATELLESSRYRSFSPSDICPDNSLVTGSSGVRFLDFEWGCVRDVAMDAAYLQYPFPSSWCSYALPGNLAESMLSTWRSEIAEVWPELDDDEVLMPRLFNAQLLWVWVSTWWFLPRTGETDRPIDLHMPSPRRSTALVDRWRRLRTDAEEADMVDIAEVADRMIDALVDRFGAGALHLLPYPAFRTA, encoded by the coding sequence GTGGAGATCACCACCGGCCCCCCGGAGGTTCGCGTCCCGGCCAGCACGGAGGCGACCGATACCGTCGGGACCGCGGAAGCCGTGCTGAGCAAGCGGACGGGAGCACCGGTCCGGCTTGCCGATGCGGAGGACCTCGGCGGCAGCGACCGCTCGGTCGTGATGCGGGTGCGGATCGCCGAATCGCCGTTCGAACTGCCCCGCACGGTGGTGGTCAAGCACTACGGCGAGTGTCCGGTGGAGGCCCGCTCCGACCCGTTCGCGCATGAGGCGGCGAGCTGCCAGCTCACCACCGCGCTGCCACCCGAGGCCCGGGTAGGCCCCGAGCTCATCGCGCACGACGCCGCCGAACGTCTGCTGGTGCTCGAAGACCTCGGGCGGGGTTCCACCCTGGCCGACGTGTTGTTCGCCGATGATCCGCGGGTTGCCGAGCGGGCATTGCTGGCGTGGGCGCGGGCCCTGGGGCGGCTGCACAGCACCACCGCCGGTTGCGAGGCGGACTTCGACGCGTTGATGCGCCGCCTGGGTGCGAAGTCGTGGACCGATCCGGTCGCCGACGACATCGTGCGGTCGGTGGCCGAGCTACCGGAGCTGCTGACCCAGATCCTCGGGGTGGACACCCCGCCGCGCATGGTCGAGCGGCTGACCGCCGCCACCGAGCTGCTGGAGTCGAGCCGGTACCGGTCGTTCAGCCCGTCGGACATCTGCCCGGACAACAGCCTCGTGACCGGCAGCAGCGGGGTGCGGTTCCTGGACTTCGAGTGGGGCTGCGTGCGCGACGTCGCGATGGATGCCGCGTACCTGCAGTACCCGTTCCCGTCGTCGTGGTGTTCGTACGCGTTGCCGGGCAACCTTGCCGAGAGCATGTTGTCGACGTGGCGTTCGGAGATCGCCGAGGTCTGGCCCGAGCTCGATGACGACGAGGTGCTGATGCCCCGGCTGTTCAACGCCCAGCTGCTGTGGGTGTGGGTGTCGACGTGGTGGTTCCTGCCGCGGACCGGGGAAACCGACCGGCCGATCGACCTGCACATGCCTTCGCCGCGCCGCAGCACGGCGCTGGTGGACCGGTGGCGGCGCCTGCGCACGGACGCGGAGGAGGCCGACATGGTCGACATCGCGGAGGTCGCCGACCGGATGATCGATGCGCTGGTGGACCGCTTCGGGGCCGGTGCCCTGCATCTGCTGCCGTACCCGGCCTTCCGCACCGCGTAG
- the aspS gene encoding aspartate--tRNA ligase codes for MMRTHEAGSLRAGHAGQTVTLAGWVARRRDHGGVIFIDLRDASGVSQVVFREGEMAERAHRLRAEFCIRVTGEVIRRPAGNENPEIATGEIEVTAVELEVLSEAAPLPFPLDDHLEVGEEVRLRHRYLDLRRSEPARIMRMRSEVNRIARDVLHGRDFVEVETPTMTRSTPEGARDFLIPARLQPGNWYALPQSPQLFKQLLMVGGLERYFQIARCYRDEDFRADRQPEFTQLDIEMSFVDQDDVIELGEEILAALWSKLSDHEIPRPIPRMTYAEAMAKYGTDKPDLRFGLELTDMTEYFKDTTFRVFQAPYVGAVVMPGGADQPRRQLDAWQEWAKQRGHKGLAYVLVGADGTLSGPVAKNLSDAERDGIAKAVGAAPGDCVFFAAGPRSAARGLLGAARLEIGERCGLIDHDAWSFVWVVDAPMFEPVDETDDVAVGASGWTAVHHPFTSPNADWIDTFDQDPEHALAWAYDIVCNGNEIGGGSIRIHRSDIQERVFELLGISREQAQDKFGFLLEAFKYGPPPHGGIAFGWDRTCMLLAGADSLRDVIAFPKSGGGFDPLTAAPSPITIEQRKEAGIDAKPAAQVGDQSISVFPPGVVEKQG; via the coding sequence GTGATGCGCACGCACGAGGCCGGATCGCTTCGCGCCGGTCATGCCGGGCAGACCGTCACCCTCGCCGGGTGGGTGGCGCGCCGTCGCGATCACGGCGGGGTCATCTTCATCGATCTGCGAGACGCCTCCGGTGTCTCCCAGGTCGTGTTCCGCGAAGGCGAGATGGCCGAGCGCGCCCACCGGCTGCGCGCCGAGTTCTGCATCCGGGTCACCGGCGAGGTGATCCGCCGCCCGGCGGGCAACGAGAACCCGGAGATAGCCACCGGCGAGATCGAGGTGACCGCGGTCGAGCTTGAGGTGCTTTCCGAGGCCGCGCCGCTGCCGTTCCCGCTGGACGACCACTTGGAGGTCGGCGAGGAGGTCCGGCTCCGGCACCGCTACCTGGACCTGCGGCGCAGCGAGCCGGCCCGGATCATGCGGATGCGCAGCGAGGTCAACCGCATCGCCCGGGACGTGCTGCACGGCCGCGACTTCGTCGAGGTCGAGACGCCGACCATGACCCGCTCGACGCCGGAGGGCGCCCGGGACTTCCTGATCCCGGCCCGGTTGCAGCCCGGCAACTGGTATGCGCTGCCGCAGTCGCCGCAGCTGTTCAAGCAACTGCTGATGGTCGGCGGCCTGGAGCGCTACTTCCAGATCGCGCGCTGCTACCGCGACGAGGACTTCCGCGCCGACCGGCAGCCGGAGTTCACCCAGCTCGACATCGAGATGAGCTTCGTCGACCAGGACGACGTGATCGAACTCGGCGAGGAGATCCTGGCCGCGCTGTGGAGCAAGCTGTCCGATCACGAGATCCCGCGCCCGATCCCCCGAATGACCTACGCCGAGGCGATGGCCAAGTACGGCACCGACAAGCCGGACCTGCGGTTCGGGCTTGAGCTCACCGACATGACCGAGTACTTCAAGGACACCACGTTCCGGGTGTTCCAGGCGCCCTACGTCGGGGCGGTCGTGATGCCCGGCGGCGCCGACCAGCCGCGGCGGCAGCTCGACGCCTGGCAGGAGTGGGCCAAGCAGCGCGGGCACAAGGGCCTGGCGTATGTGCTCGTCGGGGCCGACGGGACGCTGTCCGGCCCGGTGGCGAAGAACCTTTCCGACGCCGAGCGTGACGGGATCGCCAAGGCCGTTGGCGCGGCCCCCGGCGACTGCGTGTTCTTCGCCGCGGGCCCGCGGTCGGCGGCCCGCGGCCTGCTCGGCGCGGCGCGGCTGGAGATCGGTGAACGCTGCGGCCTGATCGACCACGATGCCTGGTCGTTCGTGTGGGTCGTGGACGCTCCGATGTTCGAGCCGGTGGACGAGACCGACGACGTCGCGGTCGGCGCCAGTGGCTGGACCGCGGTGCACCACCCGTTCACCTCGCCCAACGCGGACTGGATCGACACCTTCGATCAGGATCCCGAGCACGCGCTCGCCTGGGCCTACGACATCGTCTGCAACGGCAACGAGATCGGCGGCGGATCGATTCGTATTCACCGATCCGACATCCAGGAGCGGGTGTTCGAGTTGCTCGGCATCTCGCGCGAGCAGGCGCAGGACAAGTTCGGCTTCCTGCTGGAGGCGTTCAAGTACGGTCCGCCGCCGCACGGCGGCATCGCCTTCGGCTGGGACCGGACCTGCATGCTGCTCGCCGGTGCCGACTCGCTGCGCGACGTCATCGCCTTCCCGAAGAGCGGTGGCGGTTTCGACCCGCTGACCGCCGCGCCCTCGCCGATCACCATCGAGCAGCGCAAGGAAGCCGGGATCGATGCCAAGCCCGCGGCACAGGTCGGCGACCAGAGCATCTCGGTCTTCCCGCCCGGCGTGGTGGAGAAGCAGGGCTGA